One Chromobacterium paludis genomic window carries:
- a CDS encoding symmetrical bis(5'-nucleosyl)-tetraphosphatase, which produces MAIYAIGDIQGCFDPFQQLLRLIDFNPGKDTLWLTGDLVNRGPQSLDVLRWVFRHQDQVEMVLGNHDLHLLAVSEGFGKLHRDDTINEVLNAADGKVLLDWLRCQPLMLEGHGYAMVHAGLLPEWTISKALRLAEEVEFGLSGNRHREFLGRLYGNKPARWSDDLKGADRLRLIVNAMTRMRFLTRDGELDLSYKGELEGAPANLVPWFEAPNRRHGGTPIICGHWSALGVHLDEDVLAIDSGCLWGGSLSALRLDDRQLFSLPCRAYREIEMAAGG; this is translated from the coding sequence ATGGCCATCTACGCAATCGGCGATATCCAAGGCTGTTTCGACCCCTTCCAGCAGTTGCTGCGCCTGATCGACTTCAATCCCGGCAAGGATACCTTGTGGCTGACCGGAGATCTGGTCAACCGGGGGCCGCAGTCGCTGGATGTGCTGCGTTGGGTGTTCCGCCATCAGGACCAGGTGGAAATGGTGTTGGGCAATCACGATCTGCATTTGCTGGCGGTGTCGGAAGGCTTCGGCAAGCTGCATCGCGATGACACGATCAACGAAGTGCTCAATGCCGCCGACGGCAAGGTGCTGTTGGATTGGCTGCGTTGCCAGCCCTTGATGCTGGAGGGCCATGGTTACGCGATGGTGCACGCCGGCTTGCTGCCGGAGTGGACGATATCGAAGGCGCTGCGGCTGGCAGAGGAGGTGGAATTCGGCCTGTCCGGCAACCGCCACCGCGAGTTCCTGGGGCGCTTGTACGGCAACAAGCCCGCGCGCTGGAGCGACGACCTCAAGGGCGCGGACCGGTTGCGGCTGATCGTCAACGCGATGACGCGCATGCGCTTCCTGACGCGCGACGGCGAGCTGGATCTCAGTTACAAGGGCGAACTGGAAGGCGCGCCGGCCAATCTGGTGCCGTGGTTCGAGGCGCCGAACCGCCGTCACGGCGGCACGCCCATCATCTGCGGCCACTGGTCCGCCTTGGGCGTGCATCTGGACGAGGATGTGCTGGCGATAGATTCGGGCTGCTTATGGGGCGGCAGCCTGTCCGCGCTGAGGCTGGACGACAGGCAGCTGTTCTCGCTGCCCTGCCGGGCGTATCGGGAAATCGAAATGGCGGCCGGCGGCTAG
- a CDS encoding UvrD-helicase domain-containing protein, with the protein MSAPLLNPPQRAAIHYLDGPLLVLAGAGSGKTRVITYKIAHLVREGGIPARHIAAITFTNKAAREMLERVGKLMSSAEIRGITVSTFHSLGMHILRQEAPHLGYKPQFSILDAYDAGKIIADILNTTSKDEIRKVQSQISLWKNDLKTADEMMQTADGQWESICARTYLAYQDTLTAYQAMDFDDLIRLPVQLFREHPEVLLKWQGKLRYLLIDEYQDTNTCQYQLVKLLTGVRGLFTAVGDDDQSIYAWRGANMENLRLLQQDFPALKVIKLEQNYRSTARILRAANSVISNNPKLFEKQLWSELGLGEPIHVVQCKDEEHEAETVVQKLLAHKFEHRTEFKDYAILYRGNYQARIFEQALRNQRIPYQMAGGQSFFDKPEIKDLLAYMRLITNPDDDPAFIRALTTPKRGVGAGTLEKLGAWAGQYSKSLFAAAHDAGLRVQIQAAQLAPLEHFCDFISQLQYRATREPAGKLALELLQAIGYEAWLYDSEDSPRIAETKWKNMLEMVDWLSRKGETDGKNLIELTQTIALITMLEGRDEGEVDAVRMSTLHASKGLEYPHVFLVGCEEGILPHSESVDNGMVEEERRLMYVGITRAQRSLTLSYCVKRRRAGEWQFIEPSRFIGEINGEDLRHFGKPGAEPLVSKSEGKSRLANLTAMLASKDKSGEAPQN; encoded by the coding sequence ATGTCCGCTCCCCTGCTCAATCCGCCGCAACGCGCGGCCATCCATTATCTCGACGGCCCCTTGCTGGTGCTGGCGGGCGCCGGCTCGGGCAAGACCCGGGTCATCACCTACAAAATCGCCCACTTGGTGCGCGAAGGCGGCATCCCCGCCAGGCACATCGCCGCCATCACCTTCACCAATAAGGCGGCGCGCGAGATGCTGGAGCGGGTGGGCAAGCTGATGAGCTCGGCGGAAATCCGCGGCATCACCGTCTCCACCTTCCACTCGCTAGGGATGCACATCCTCAGGCAGGAAGCACCGCACCTGGGCTACAAGCCGCAGTTCTCCATCCTGGACGCCTACGACGCCGGCAAGATCATCGCCGACATCCTGAACACCACCTCCAAGGACGAGATCCGCAAGGTGCAAAGCCAGATCTCGCTGTGGAAAAACGACCTCAAGACCGCGGATGAAATGATGCAGACCGCGGACGGCCAATGGGAGAGCATCTGCGCCCGCACCTACCTGGCCTACCAGGACACGCTGACCGCCTACCAGGCGATGGATTTCGACGACCTGATCCGGCTGCCGGTGCAACTGTTCCGCGAGCACCCGGAAGTGCTGCTCAAGTGGCAAGGCAAGCTGCGCTACCTGCTGATAGATGAATACCAGGACACCAACACCTGCCAGTACCAGTTGGTGAAACTGTTGACCGGTGTGCGCGGCCTGTTCACCGCCGTGGGCGACGACGACCAGTCCATCTACGCCTGGCGCGGCGCCAATATGGAAAACCTGCGCCTGCTGCAACAGGACTTCCCGGCGCTGAAAGTCATCAAGCTGGAGCAGAACTACCGCTCCACCGCGCGCATCCTGCGCGCCGCCAACAGCGTGATCTCCAACAATCCCAAGCTGTTCGAGAAACAGCTGTGGAGCGAGCTGGGCCTGGGCGAACCGATCCACGTCGTCCAGTGCAAGGACGAGGAGCACGAGGCGGAAACCGTGGTGCAAAAACTGCTGGCCCACAAGTTCGAACACCGCACCGAGTTCAAGGACTACGCCATCCTCTACCGCGGCAACTATCAGGCGCGCATCTTCGAACAGGCGCTGCGCAACCAGCGCATCCCCTACCAGATGGCCGGCGGCCAGAGCTTCTTCGACAAGCCGGAGATCAAGGACCTGCTGGCCTATATGCGCTTGATCACCAACCCGGATGACGACCCGGCCTTCATCCGCGCGCTGACCACGCCCAAACGCGGCGTCGGCGCCGGCACGCTGGAAAAACTGGGCGCCTGGGCCGGCCAGTACAGCAAGAGCCTGTTCGCCGCCGCCCACGACGCCGGCCTGCGCGTGCAGATTCAGGCCGCGCAGCTGGCGCCGCTGGAGCATTTCTGCGACTTCATCTCCCAGCTGCAATACCGCGCCACCCGCGAGCCGGCCGGCAAGCTGGCGCTGGAGCTGCTGCAGGCCATCGGCTACGAGGCCTGGCTGTACGATAGCGAGGACAGCCCCAGGATCGCCGAAACCAAGTGGAAAAACATGCTGGAAATGGTGGACTGGCTGTCGCGCAAAGGCGAGACTGACGGCAAAAACCTGATCGAGCTGACCCAGACCATCGCGCTGATCACCATGCTGGAAGGCCGCGACGAGGGTGAGGTCGATGCGGTGCGCATGTCCACGCTGCACGCCTCCAAGGGACTGGAATATCCGCACGTGTTCCTGGTGGGCTGCGAGGAAGGCATCCTGCCGCACAGCGAATCCGTGGACAACGGCATGGTGGAGGAAGAGCGGCGGCTGATGTATGTCGGCATCACCCGCGCCCAGCGCAGCCTGACGCTGAGCTACTGCGTCAAACGTCGCCGCGCCGGCGAGTGGCAATTCATCGAGCCGTCGCGCTTCATCGGCGAAATCAACGGCGAGGATCTGCGCCACTTCGGCAAGCCTGGCGCAGAGCCTCTGGTCAGCAAGAGCGAGGGCAAATCGCGGCTAGCCAATTTGA
- the mutM gene encoding bifunctional DNA-formamidopyrimidine glycosylase/DNA-(apurinic or apyrimidinic site) lyase gives MPELPEVETTRRGVAPHLEGQTLLGAVVRQPALRWPVPPDLDHILRGETILAVRRRAKYLLLACQHGTLLIHLGMSGSLRVMPAGTPPQKHDHLDLLLDGRLLRYRDPRRFGAVLWHVGPIERHPLLNALGPEPLSAAFDGAALFEAMRRRQSAIKLAIMDNHIVVGVGNIYANEALFHAGIAPTRAANALTRGDCDRLATEIKAVLMRAIDAGGSTLRDFVDSDGKPGYFQQSYMVYGRQEAPCRRCGTPIRHIRQGQRSTYYCPLCQP, from the coding sequence ATGCCCGAATTGCCTGAAGTCGAAACGACCCGTCGCGGCGTTGCGCCGCACCTGGAGGGTCAGACCCTGCTCGGCGCCGTCGTACGCCAGCCCGCGTTACGCTGGCCCGTGCCGCCGGACCTGGACCATATCCTCCGCGGCGAAACCATTCTGGCCGTGCGGCGTCGCGCCAAGTATCTGCTGCTGGCGTGCCAACACGGCACCTTGCTGATCCATCTGGGCATGTCCGGCAGCCTGCGCGTGATGCCGGCCGGCACGCCGCCGCAGAAACACGACCACCTGGACCTGCTGCTGGACGGCCGGCTGCTGCGCTACCGCGATCCGCGACGCTTCGGCGCCGTGTTGTGGCATGTCGGACCGATAGAGCGGCATCCGCTGCTGAACGCATTGGGGCCGGAGCCGCTGTCCGCCGCGTTTGACGGCGCGGCGCTGTTTGAAGCCATGCGTCGCCGCCAGAGCGCCATCAAGCTGGCCATCATGGACAACCATATCGTGGTTGGGGTCGGCAATATCTATGCCAATGAGGCGCTGTTCCACGCCGGGATCGCCCCTACCCGCGCCGCCAACGCATTGACGCGCGGCGATTGCGACCGGCTGGCGACGGAAATCAAGGCCGTGCTCATGCGCGCCATCGACGCGGGCGGCAGCACGCTGCGCGACTTTGTCGACAGCGATGGCAAGCCCGGCTACTTCCAACAAAGCTATATGGTGTACGGCCGGCAAGAGGCGCCTTGCCGCCGTTGCGGCACGCCCATCCGTCATATCCGCCAGGGACAGCGCAGCACTTACTATTGCCCGCTGTGCCAGCCGTGA
- a CDS encoding lysophospholipid acyltransferase family protein — MTHATTSLLTRSGRVIRLLAHLAVGIFIVATRYSRLAQAERAVVTRRWAQQALKILGASVKVQGVNPGFYPPNTLLVANHVSWLDIIALNSCTVSRFVAKREIRQWPVIGWLAHVAGTLFIDRANRRDASRVNQILADALHKGGCMAVFPESTTSDGRGLLPFKASLFEAALLAGGIVQPVSLRYQRPDGSLLLEAAYIDDISLLQSMRKVLSVPQIEIEICYGKPLRAGDGGLDNRFLLAEEARREVARGLGLPLDAPPPQEAAPTAHTGA, encoded by the coding sequence TTGACACACGCCACCACCTCGCTCCTCACCCGCAGCGGCCGCGTTATCCGCCTGCTCGCGCATCTAGCCGTCGGCATTTTCATCGTCGCCACCCGCTATTCCCGGCTGGCGCAGGCAGAACGCGCCGTGGTCACCCGCCGCTGGGCGCAGCAGGCGCTGAAGATACTGGGCGCCAGCGTCAAGGTGCAGGGCGTCAATCCCGGCTTCTATCCGCCCAATACTCTGCTGGTGGCCAACCACGTGTCCTGGCTGGACATCATCGCGCTGAACAGTTGCACCGTGTCGCGCTTCGTCGCCAAACGCGAGATCCGCCAGTGGCCGGTGATAGGCTGGCTGGCCCATGTCGCCGGCACGCTGTTCATCGACCGCGCGAACCGCCGCGACGCCAGCCGCGTCAACCAGATCCTGGCCGACGCGCTGCACAAGGGCGGCTGCATGGCGGTGTTTCCCGAATCCACCACGTCGGACGGTCGCGGCCTGCTGCCGTTCAAGGCCTCCCTGTTCGAGGCGGCCTTATTGGCCGGCGGCATCGTGCAGCCGGTGTCGCTGCGTTACCAGCGCCCAGATGGCAGCCTGTTGCTGGAGGCGGCCTATATCGACGACATTTCCTTGCTGCAAAGCATGCGCAAAGTGCTGTCGGTGCCGCAGATCGAGATCGAAATTTGCTATGGCAAGCCGCTGCGGGCCGGCGATGGCGGCCTGGATAATCGCTTCCTGCTGGCGGAAGAGGCTCGCCGCGAGGTCGCGCGCGGCTTGGGGCTGCCACTGGACGCGCCGCCGCCCCAGGAAGCCGCCCCCACCGCGCACACCGGCGCCTGA